In one Bactrocera tryoni isolate S06 chromosome 5, CSIRO_BtryS06_freeze2, whole genome shotgun sequence genomic region, the following are encoded:
- the LOC120778816 gene encoding proton-coupled amino acid transporter-like protein CG1139 has protein sequence MNAETDTHQNGQSKTKDTNGHGAVGSDYDPHLHRNVQNPTTTLQTFAHFLKASVGSGVLAMPSAFANAGYIAGPVLTLIIGCIAVHCLHILINSMYELCKRKRVPYLTFSEAMTIALHEGPPIFKCILPIATPLVDGFLAFYHFGICCVYVVFIAENIKQIVDEYLVVLDVRLHMCFILIPLFLLYSIRTLKTLAPFSTFANLLLFVGFGIVLYYIFATLPPISTRQPFQVVSRLPIFFGTVLFAIEAVGVILAIEEKMEKPKSYIKPFGVLNVGMAIVLSLYILLGFFGYWEYGDAALGSVTLNIPQQKILAQVAKIIFAITTWITYALQGYVTADIIWNKYLSQRIKDTSKHVFYELLIRGGIVLLTFCFAVVIPNLSLFLSLVGSFCLSILGLIFPALLQICVQYGLGYGVWKLKLMKNLFLIAFGIFGGIIGSYVSIVQIIESYNT, from the exons ATGAA cgCAGAGACAGATACACATCAGAATGGCCAATCCAAAACGAAGGACACAAATGGACACGGTGCAGTTGGTTCTGATTATGATCCGCATCTACATCGCAATGTACAAAATCCCACTAC aaCTTTGCAAACATTTGCACATTTCCTGAAAGCCTCAGTAGGATCGGGTGTTTTGGCAATGCCGAGTGCTTTTGCAAATGCTGGCTACATCGCTGGACCCGTACTGACGCTAATCATTGGTTGCATCGCTGTACATTGCCTACACATACTG ATAAACTCCATGTACGAGCTGTGCAAGCGGAAACGTGTGCCATACCTAACGTTCTCCGAGGCAATGACGATTGCTTTGCATGAGGGCCCACCTATTTTCAAATGTATCTTACCAATAgcaac TCCACTCGTCGACGGCTTTCTCGCCTTCTATCACTTTGGCATCTGTTGTGTGTATGTGGTATTCATAGCGGAGAATATCAAGCAGATTGTCGATGAGTATCTGGTGGTTTTGGATGTGCGGCTGCATATGTGCTTCATTTTAATACCGTTATTTCTGCTCTACAGCATTAGAACTCTGAAAACTTTGGCGCCTTTCTCAACGTTTGCCAATCTACTGCTCTTTGTGG GTTTTGGCATTgtgctttattatattttcgcaACGTTGCCGCCGATTAGCACACGCCAACCGTTCCAGGTTGTTTCTCGCTTACCAATTTTCTTTGGCACCGTGCTGTTCGCCATTGAAGCCGTCGGTGTG ATTCTCGCTATTGAAGAGAAAATGGAGAAACCCAAGTCTTATATTAAGCCTTTCGGTGTATTGAATGTTGGCATGGCAATTGTGCTCAGTTTGTATATTCTACTGGGATTCTTTGGTTACTGGGAGTACGGTGACGCTGCTTTGGGCAGTGTGACTTTAAATATACCACAGCAGAAAAT TTTAGCTCAGGTCGCGAAAATTATCTTCGCCATCACCACGTGGATTACATATGCATTACAGGGTTACGTTACGGCCGATATTATTTGGAATAAATATCTTTCGCAGCGCATAAAAGACACCTCCAAGCATGTGTTTTACGAGCTTCTGATAAGGGGCGGCATTGTTTTGCTGACGT TTTGCTTTGCTGTGGTAATACCGAATTTATCGCTCTTCCTATCGCTTGTCGGCTCATTTTGTCTGTCTATACTGGGTTTGATTTTCCCCGCCTTGCTGCAGATCTGTGTACAATATGGCCTGGGATATGGCGTTTGGAAGCTGAAATTGatgaaaaatctatttttaattgcatttggCATATTCGGTGGCATCATTGGCTCCTACGTTAGTATCGTACAGATTATCGAAAGCTATAACACGTAA